The Coffea arabica cultivar ET-39 chromosome 2c, Coffea Arabica ET-39 HiFi, whole genome shotgun sequence genome includes the window CCTTTTGCATTCTTTATAATTGATGGCCAGTAAGAGCATTGGGTATGACGGCATTAAAAATCTCCAGATTTGGCTTTTAAGCTATGGATGAAgacttccttcaaaaaaaaaaaaaaaagagctatcTATGGATGTACTTCTCGTACATATCAGCCTCTTAGTTGCAAATTGGCCAATATTTCTGTGGTCCACTCCTTAAATTAAATTACAACTGATCAAATTGTTTAAGCTCATGAGTCAGCCCTTAGGCTTTGATGATCAAATTGCAGTCTGGATCAACATGTTTGGTATTTgtcaagacttttttttttttttttttgctgacggagtgggtgtccggatcaattcttacggggcccgactaatcccattCCGACTCGGGAGGAGAGGCCCCATCCCCCCGAACACGATAATCACGGGACTCGGACTCTTGCGGGCACTGGACACCAGCTCCTAAAGGAACTTGCTGAAACCAATCGAGTTACCCATGAGGGACAGACAATTTGGTGGGAGACCTCACACCCCATCAGGAGAGGTGGTGGCCACTGGCTGGGTTGTATTTGTCAAGACATTAGAAGCTTGGTATCTGTCAAGAGTTGTATTTGTCAAGACATTAGAAGCTTGGTATATATATGATCACTGTTGCATCCCATCCCACGTCCCTCCCGACCTCGACTTCGGCCTCCCTATCATAACAGCTGGCATACACCATCTGCACCCTCAAATGGGTTGTCGTAACTGTACGAAGAGGGAAGAGGAGGAAAATAAACACGCACGCACTCAAAATTCTTTTGCACATATAAAAAAAACATAGAAAGAGGAGAAtaattaaaacacaaaaatagctcaataattttattaattcaaatttcgataataataataataataatatcaaGTTGTAACTTTTTGTTTACGACAACTCATAATTTACAAATCTCAACTTAGAGACTTTTTCTTGACTCAACTATTCAAGATTCAACTCAAACTCTCCAAAACTCAGACTCATTCTTCAAGGAAGAGGAAAAGTGTACTACACCAATAGTATTTATAGATTGCGAACCTTTCTAAACAGACAGAGACAGAATTGTAGAttgaaatttatttgaaaattgatttgaaatttCCTAAACTAATATGAAAACTAAACAAACAGGAcaccaaaacaagaaataaaagaattaaGAAACTAAATACTAAAATAGCTTGGTTTTGGCTTAATTTCCTTCACGAATGCTAGTCATTAATCCTCTCTTTAAAACCTATCAATACCCCTCATGCTCCATTCGTTCAAGGTAATAAacaactccaaactttttcgcTCTAAAATTGTGAACAGCTGTTACTAATTTAAGCATCGGATTTAATCCGAGCGAACAGATTCACGGCCCTGTATTTGTGTTTGCAGGCCCTTCGTCGGAGGTTCCTCACGTATCCAATCCATTCTGCTCGGTACCGACACTTGCGGATTCCTACTACTTTAATCACCAAGTCACCATTATCCTTTGTTCTGATCACCACAATTAGGGAACCCTTTGCTGAAACATAGGTGAAATTCCAGTTAATATTAACAGGGACTTGACATTACAAATCAAGCATAAATCTTGGCAGGAACTTGTCACTCTGACAAAATAGTGACGTGAAATATGGTGCATTCTGATTCCAAAGACAAAGTCGTAAGCATTCCGTACAGGCCTTTTGGATTCCATCTAGTTTTCTAGTCATTTTGTTCTTTCAAAATCACACTTAATTACGATTGTTTTAAGTTGTGGGCCGGATAATGTGTGTGTATAGCGACTTAAGTGCTGaacaaaaaaacagaaaaagaaaagggaattctATAGATTGTGGTATAGAGAAGAACGCGCGGTACAAAGCGGGTCCGCTTTCCTGTGTAGGAGCCGGCGTCgcggggaatttttttttttttattcttgtttttgttcGTCTATTTTGGAAGTAGGGTGTGGAGTCACTTTCTTCTTTTACCAGGAATCGTATAGCAGTGAATGTGGAGCCATGCAAAATTGAACGTTCGTCCACGTCAATCGGTTTCTATCTCTCAACATGAAAAGACAAGCTTTGCAAGTGCATGAAAATGTGGGTCTAAGAAccagtgtgtgagtgtgtgtttgGTAGGTAGATCACTAAGAGATGTTCTCAGTTTCTCTTGAGCAGTGGCAAATGATTGTTTGTAAGGATACTAAAATTGATTCCCTTCCTTAGGCACCAATAATGTTAGGTTGAAGGGCAGGAAATGAGAGGAAAGGATACCAATACCACTCAGCTAACTGTCCGATTCTGATGCCAACAAAGGAACTGAACTGccatgtttttcttaacaatTTCACACGCGACTTGAAACCTGTCAAAAATCTGTGTTAAGAGACGTGGCAGTCAACAGAGCTCCTCCTCTTGAGTTATTGAAATCTTAGCTTTCGTGCACGTCGCACATGAACTTTGTGGCTGTTCTGAATCTTGCATGCGCgaagccccccccccccccccccccccgcgaAAACAACAACTCCTCCTTTCTCTCCAcatatttttttgggttagatCACACCTATTTGAATTACTGTTTTTCgaagtttttatagaaaaatatactataataatttgatatataaaagattaaaaaaaaatttttgaaagaagtGTTCACGAAAAACGTAAAACGTACaaaatttttacacaaaaattgcaatccaaacaaggccaatGTTTGTATAGACGGGCTTCATTTTCGGGGTCTAGGTCTAGCTAAAAGGACGTAGCAAAATATGAGCAAAGAGCCGCGTACAGCGGTTCTTCTTTTTGATTTACTGCAATCTTAAGTTTCATGCATTACATGATCCATTGACGTCGACCATGTACTTGTCGCCCTCCTCCTTTCTCTCCACATCTCCATGCATGGGACATATTAGATATTCAAATATTTTCATCAATTAATTTGATGACAAGCTTGCCTGAAGGCTTTGAACTCACTAACCGTTTCAGACAGCAAGCTCATTTTTGTGTAGTTGTGCGTGTCTAAGCTTTGTAGAAGACAAGAAGAAAGTAATGATTGCAATCAGAAAATGCTGAAGTAGAAACTTGACATGCCTGTTTGTATATTTTTTGGACGAGAAGATTTACTCAGTTTGATCCAAATCTTGAGCCACATATCTTTGGAGTACTAAAGTTAACTCACAATCACTTACACAATGGGTAAGCAACTCATTTCTATCCAATTTATTCTTACAAAGTGTTTGGATTGctaaattatcccaaataatatttcgcttgtatcgtaaacacatttcccaattcatctttttatatttccaactactttttatctcacacacatcatattacaaaaagtattacaataattatttcaaaaaatactctatccaaacactaGTCATTatttccgaaaaaaaaaaaattacactcaTCTAAGACTTGTGGAGTCAGATAAaagatttcttgaaaaataaaaatataataacactttttgtgatatgactTGACAGATTGAAGACGCGTactctttgacttttccttttttaaatgTTACTGTATGCAAATTGAGCTATATTATAGTGATCCACTGGTTATCTTAGTGAGAGCCTCGAATCGCAATGGAAGAGCCGCGCCAATAATGATGTTCTGTACTGATATTGAATAGGAGTACGATTCATTCCGAACAGGCAAGGATAAGTATGAATCTCAAAACCCTTATCTATTAGTATCAAATCAAAACATTCTCCTGCACCAGAAAAAGTCGCAAACCTAATTACTACTCTTCGTCAAGCTCATCAGGATTTGTAATCAAGCATTTGATGGACATTTAGTGACCTCAGTTTGTACTGATTCACAAGTATACGTTGGATGAATGTGGAGTTGTTCAACTGCATATTATGTGCTCCACTGCCACGTCAAATATTCTTCTCCATGAACTAAAGCAGAAGTGTTAGGTATGTAGTAGTACGAATTCCCTCTTTATATTCCCATCATTCTTTATATCATTAACTAAACCATCCATTTTACTTGCCCTCTTTTCCAAATTCCCTTCCTTTCTAGAGTTCACACTCTCTTCCAAACAATGTAaccacacccccccccccccccccacacaaaaaaaaaaattaaaagaagaagaaaaatacgAGTTGGGGAGAGTTTAAACTTGAGATCCCGAACACAGCGGTGCACAAAATCAAGGAGGCAAGAGAGTAAATGAAGTAGCGACTACAGATAATAATCATCGCAGGCAATTATGGTTCAACAACAAAGAAACATCAGACATAATTCACCTGATAGATGTCTTGTTGTGGTCCAACATTGGTATCGATACATATACAACAATCTACCCTACAAACTTGAATCTTGGTGATCAAGTGAAGTATCTGACCCGAGATTAACAGGCCAGAGGAAGATGCATTTAATACATACTATATACGGAGCTGGGATGGTAGATTCTTGGTTTGTGGAGGGCAAAAAGAAAGCCAGTTAAAAgccttaaaaaaaaagaagaaagaaagaaggacgtGCACACTACAAAGATTTCAAAATTACCAACTTCTAATGACTTGTCGAATTCTATACGCTGTCCGGAAAAGTAGTAAATTGATTTATCATTCGCTAATTGAATTCTTTTCTAACCAATCGAAATGGTTGACAAGTATACGTCCGTGCAGCTACAGCTAAACGCATGTTTAGTTTGCCACATATTCATAtataggggaaaaaaaaaaaacagtcaaACAAATCCCACAAATTTTGCCTGTGGAGGGAGGCTACTTGAGCACTGTCAAATGTCAAGGTCGTGATGATGAAGTTAAAGACTTCAGAAGAAATATGCTATTCTATTCTGGTATGCTGAGTAATCATAATTTGAGGTGGCCGGCGTCAAATCTCCAATACTTTTTTGTGACAGGAAAAATGCAGCAGCTACAAATGGTTTTCCATTTCCACCCATGAGCACATGTTGAAACAGTTCATTTTATCTTTCTCTCCAGTGATCTTTTGGGAGATAATCAAATCCCAACTCAAAGGCAAAAGTATGTATTTTGTCGTTGCAAAATTGTACATGTACGCTTCATCACCAGCTTTTGAATTGATGGTGGAAGGCATGTGAAATATTCTGGAACAGCTTGCTTTTTAAAGTCGATGATAAGAAACTTTAGAATCATATGCTTGCTTCTTCATTATCGATTGCTGTCAAGTGTCAAACCAGATGTAGTACGTACCAAGTGTACCTCCGTGTTGGCTTCAGAGGTGAAGGCTCAAGCAGGCAGGCAGGCAGGCAGGCAAAATAAGTGGTCTTTGTTTGTGGGTTTCGAACTTTCGGCGACGTTACATCAAATGTGGTTTTTATCTTTCAGTACACTGAACAAATCAATCACAATGGAGCTGAGCTTCTTAATTATTGCATGTTAAAACGTGAATCTTGTAATTTCGTCCAATGGGATCTTCTTCCTAACTTTTTCCTACTGCTTTTATTCCTGATCGCTACGTAACATGTCAATTTATTTGGACAGAGGTTGGACTCAAGTTATAATTTGCTCTCTATGTCAATAATGTCATCAGAGTACGCAGATACAAGAGCAATTCTTGATGCAGTACAGAGCTCCTTTTCCACTTCAAGTATATGTTACTCTTTTTTCAAAATGTTTTTAAGACTCACCTCTGAATGTGACATAGCATTCATTATAATGGTTATCTGTCTATTTATTCTGTttacaaaaatcaagatattaTTTCAAATTACTTCATAccacatttatatatatatatatatttaaaaaagaaagaaagaaaaataatctTATCCTGCACTCGTTTCATGGTGGTAATTATTGTATGATTAACATACGATGAGCATCACGGATGGGTATCCTTATCATTGCTAGTTGTTATTAGTCATCGTTATCTTTATAGCTCTTATCTTTAATGTTGTGTTAACATCAAGTTCATCTGATGGTTAGAAATGGTGGATCATTTCTTCTCATGATCAGCCCATGAAATGGTGAAGCAAAGAAATTTGGCTTCGTGCGCCATAATAATTATCAAATCCTTGTTTAAAACTTTTTTTGGCTGAGACTTCAGTTTCTTGTTCATGGAATGCCGCGGCTTGCCCAGTCTGACCTTCCTTAGAATCTTCTCTTATCAGGCAAACCATCACATAAAGAGGACTTAACAGGAGAGTAGGCTTTTTGGCTGCACCAAATCCAACAATATGTTAGTGGGAATCAAATCAACCATTTTGTGTTTTAAGGTTTGCACCGACAAGAAAGCACTTCCAACTGATTAGTTTGAAGCGTGATAGACTTTTGGTTGATTCTCCTGAGAATGCATGTTGACAGACCATACCTTCTGCTTCAGATGGATGTTTGGGGCGGGGGGCAACATTTGTACTTGTAAAGCCAATTATTTGCACCACCAAATGCTCAAGACGTACAGTCTAATTTCAGAGCGCTTTCAGAACATATGTGCTCCTCTTTTAAGCAAAAGATCCCCTTAGATTTTACTCAAGTTTCAAATCGCATTCATATGCTAATATTCAACTAAGAAGATATTAAGAAccacaaaaaataattaattaataatggCTGGACTTCCATATCCTGTATATAGCTAGCTTTGTACCGCAAGCAGGAGGCCGTTGCGTCCCATCAGAACTTACGGGCAACAAAAGAAGCGGAGTTGTTATTTATTGCTGGTTACAGGGCATTCGATGCATCGTTGGTTCATCCTCATCATCCTCATCATAAGCCTCTTGATGTCGTTGATGCTGCTTCTgcctcatttcttcttcaatgtTGACGTCATGCAAAGTGGTTTCCTCGCATTCATCCAAGTCCATGTCTGACGACTGCTTAAGTGAACCTGATGGGAGCATCGCCTTCAAGACCTGGCATTTCTCAGAGGGCAGAGCCCCTGACTCCGGGAATTCCACATTAAAATGGATGAATAGACGGCCCTTCATGAAGGGCCTCTGGTAGTGTGGCATTCCCTCATCATTTATTGCCTTGTACTGATCTGGAATTGGTTGACaaacaaaaaaatatgaaaCCATACTCACTTCTTTGAAAGCAAGAAGCAGCAGGGTGGGGGCGGGAAGAAAGGATGTATAAAAACAGAAACAGCATACCAGGCTTAACAACTTCACCGGGGTTTGATTTCACCAGAAGTTGCCTGCCATCAAGATGAGTCAAGACAAACTGAAATCCACACAGAGCTTCCGTCAAACTAAGGCTCTGCTCAACATAAAGATCATCAAACTTCCTCTTGAACTTGGGATGTTCCTTTTGTTGCAACACGAATACTATGTCTCCAGTGACGGTATCAGGCTGCAGTTACATGACATTTGTGGGAATGAGAATGGAAGTACTAAAAGCTTATACTCATTATGCAACAATAATTATGATCCCTTTACCAAAGAAAATAAGACACCAAAACATTAAATGCCATATATCCACCGCTTGCGGTACGACGTTTGACACAgccctccctccctctctcaCCATCTTCCTCACCCTTTTTCTCCATCCGTACCCCCAATCCCCACCCACCCTCCAGCCTAATTACCCGTCAATCCTTCACTTTTCACTAGCAGAATAGAATCCTGTATTAGCTGCTGCATTAAAGAACCAGAAGTCTCAGTCACAAGGTAGTCTACAGACCCTTTGCTCCATACAGTTTGCCGCAAAGTTCGTCATTACCACCAATCTCatcaacaacaaataaagtCAAGAAACCACCCAAAGAGTAGAAACTGAAAAATCTCAGTCATCCCAACTACAGGATCATTGATTTTCTTATAGGCTCTCCCACCTAAAGAATTCTGTAGAAATTGCTCctttaaacaaaaaagaaaactgTGTTGGTCCCTTTGGAAGCCATGACGGTGGTTAACTTTGTGACCATCTCCATCCTGGGTTTGTCTTAAGTTCCCTGTTACCTGCATAACCATTGCTCACTAGGCCAATAAAGTCACCATAACTGCTCCCTCTTCTAACCTCCACCTAATTTCTGTCAATACCACCTTGCTTCTCACAGAAAGGCAACCAGCGAGGTACAACCTATAATCTTATTCTTTCTAACTTCATGAAGGCTTCTTCTCAAAATAAATGGTCAAGAGGTAAATCAGTTACAGAATCCAGAGAACTCCAAGAAACTAGCAATTACATGTTGATTCCCATATTTGGCAGGTAGAGTAACATACATAATATTCTACATTTATGATACAAAGCATGAACCAGTAAGCATAAATGTCAGTTGCAACTTGCAAGCAGTTCTGCAGACGACCAGGTATCCTACTGGTTAAGTACCTATGGGCATGCTGGAAGTACAGACAATGACAGTGGTTTCTCAAGATTTGTTTAAAAACCCCCTGAACATGAGTCTTGTTTTCAGTCTTGGATTTCCACACTGCAACTAGTTAACTGAATTTGTAGCTTTTAACTTTGCAACCAGTCAAAACActtaaaaatttgttttcttgatttcttgaaCATAATGAGTAGACCAAAATCCATTCTATGCTCTTTTAACCTTCAATATTCAGttttaaaacatacaaatatcCTAACAGCTAAAATACAGTATGAAAACATACAAATATACTAACAGCTTCTCTACATATGCAGCCTAATCTATCATCAGATTTAAGATCAACTTTCCAACTTCAAGTTGCACATCACTTTTGGCCGAGTCACATATACAAcattacatttcatgcataattggaCATATACAATTTCAGGATCCTATacatcaaagaaaaaaaatatataagaaaATAACAGTTATGTCTCACAGTCAGACAAGAAACTATCAGGAAAAGTCCATATCTGTCAAAACTATGCACCACCTTTATTCAACTTGAGAGCATAACAATAGAAAACAATTACTTGATAGAAAATAAAACAGTGCAAGCCAGTTTAAAAAAGCCTCTTGCCACAAGAGCAAGTAAGCTACAACGAGGATGAAATCCATAGTCAAAAACGAATCAGAAATCACAAGGAAGTTTAAACAATACAGAAAGGGTGACACATGAGCGTAAATCTTTTGAACAGCAGGTATCTAACTTACAGCTTCATCAGCCTCGCCTGGGTATACAATCTTCTGACCATGTTTCATACCTTTCTCAACATGAACTTCCAGCACCTTCTTTTCTTGTACAACCTTGTTTCCTTTACATTGAGTGCATCTATCTCTCTCACTGATAACCTCCCCTATAACAACAGAAAAGTGATCCAAAGTTTTCATTGTTCTcttcttattcttcttcttttgcgTGAGTATGcaacaaaaaagaaacagaaaagcacattaaaaatataagtaggtACCCGAGCCTTTGCATTCAGGACACATATGTTGCATTTGTTGGATCATTCCTGGTGCAATCTGTCGTGTCGTGACCCTCATGCCAGAACCTTGACATCCATAGCACCGCCCAGATGCTCCACTCTTTGAACCTTTCCTGATTCATTATAAACATGTCTAAACTCTTAGTAACAAATATGTGCAATGTTAAAACatcaaaaacatgcaaacaagcaGGAAAGAACAGAAAGCCTTCTGTTAGCATGAAACTGCTGGTGTTTATCCCAGAAACTCAAATGTCTGACTCAAAAACTTCTTCACAACAAAAACAATGTTTGCAAATTATATGTCAAACTCAGAATGGATGCGTAAAAAATAAGCAATGTGTGcttaagttcaaaattttcagcCTTAGACACAAAAAATTTCCAACTTCAATATTCACTCTACACAAATAGTACCCATATGCTGGATCACATGATCCTACTTAACCTTGTGAATAACACGAATATTTTCATCCTATCCAATTAAAAATCCACAGGGATCTCAAAAGTTCAGTCAATGTCCAAGCCCATGGGCTGCACCTAACTGTTCCCTCTACCAGTTTTGATGTATATGAATTTCAAGAGCCTTTTCCAATTTGAATAAAGTACTAATACCACTCCTCAAAACAAGGCAAGCTACAAAGAGATCAACTTGAGTGACCATATTGCAGATGATCcaatctcttttttctctttaaaCCTTTTACATATTGTGTAGTAAAACAATCAATCCGTTTATGTATAGTGAAGATAAATACAAACAATCAAATCCATCAGCACTTCTCAAGTCATCTCAGATTTAGCAATGCAAGACTACAAAGGTCAAGTTGTTCAGAGAGAGAGGTGTATTTTAATATCTGAAGTCACGATAAATGAAGGCCATGAAAATATAGAGTCATAATAGATAGATCTTGGGGAATTTTCTCCTATGTATGGTAAAACAGTGATCAATCAAGCTGCAATTACCTAGACAACAGTTTACCTCCACTTACTTACTCAGAAGCAAACTAGACTTTCTAGATTTTAACAATTTCTGAGTTGGGGTGAAGTACCACCGCTTTACTATTGACTCCCACCATATCTACACATTTGAGTTCCAAAATCTGAATATGAACTTGCAGTCTAACAGACAATAAGATCATAGACAGAAGGATCAGAAGAACACTTTGTCAATACCCCAGACACAGCTGAAGCATAAAATATTACCCTGACGGGCTTCAAATGAAATACATGTGAAAACAGTTGTGTAAATTTAGACCAAAATAAAACGGTACTGCTACCAAAAAAGCGAGTCAAACCATCCATCAActtcaaaatggaaaatgcaacatTTAAACAATAGGAGTTCGGAGCGCAATACTACAATCCAAGTTCCAGATGGACTCCGTGCAACCAGAGCTTACCCTATTCTAGGGGTGTAAACGAGCCGAGCTCaagttaattttgtgaagctcgagctcgagctcgacgagcgcAAAATAtagaactcgagctcgagcttaaaaaataaaaaaataattatttttatttttatttttaaaaaataaaaaataattatttatttttaaaattgaataaaattataattttttaaacaaataataaaatattagggatatatatgtaattttactattaaaataaaaaaaaaaaaaaatatatatatatataattgagctcACGAGCCAACGAGCTTAATGTTTTTGAGCTCGAGATCGACTTAATTAGCTCGAGCTCGTATTCGAGCCGCTCGCAatcggctcgcgagcggctcgattcgcgaAACACCCCTACCCTATTCAAACTTACGCTAGCTAACAGAATCTTTTTTCTCAATTAGTTTTAACAGCGAGGCATTCAGATTCATGTTATTATAAAACGAAAGCCACAAGTCAGTCTAAATCAACTCATAACAGTTGCATAAGCATGCATGCAAATTTCAGCAAAGAGTGGATAATGAGAACAAATCTGAGATAGAGGGTGTACCCTTTACACTTGGGGCACAATTTGTTccgtgagagagagagcttTTTAGATGTTCCCTTGTACAAGTCATCCAGGGAAACTTTAAGTGTGTGCACAACATCTTCACCCTGCTTCTTCCTCCCACGGAAACCATCACGACCTAAAGATTAGATGTTAAATCATCTCAAAAAGAGGGGCAAAATGTCAAACAAAAGGGTATTGGGAGAATCAGCAACTCACGATGAAGAGGTGAAAAGAACGactcaaatata containing:
- the LOC113726844 gene encoding dnaJ protein homolog 2-like is translated as MFGRAPRRSNNSKYYEVLGVSKSASQDELKKAYRKAAIKNHPDKGGDPEKFKELAQAYEVLSDPEKRELYDQYGEDALKEGMGGGGVHDPFDIFESFFSPLHRRDGFRGRKKQGEDVVHTLKVSLDDLYKGTSKKLSLSRNKLCPKCKGKGSKSGASGRCYGCQGSGMRVTTRQIAPGMIQQMQHMCPECKGSGEVISERDRCTQCKGNKVVQEKKVLEVHVEKGMKHGQKIVYPGEADEAPDTVTGDIVFVLQQKEHPKFKRKFDDLYVEQSLSLTEALCGFQFVLTHLDGRQLLVKSNPGEVVKPDQYKAINDEGMPHYQRPFMKGRLFIHFNVEFPESGALPSEKCQVLKAMLPSGSLKQSSDMDLDECEETTLHDVNIEEEMRQKQHQRHQEAYDEDDEDEPTMHRMPCNQQ